A region of the Drosophila subpulchrella strain 33 F10 #4 breed RU33 chromosome 3L, RU_Dsub_v1.1 Primary Assembly, whole genome shotgun sequence genome:
CATctaaatcaaaattgataGCGGAACAAAACGtttattacaaaaatattgcatGCTCTGGCACAAAGGCAACCAACATCCAAAAATGTATATGGTACCCAATATGGTGGCTTTTATTGGAATTAGACCAAAGGGACTTGATCGGGACTTGAATGATCAGCATGATTTGCTATAAAACACACAGTTTAACACTAAGCTGTAGCCAACCTTTAGGCCTTTTAGACAAAATTTTATTAATCCTTTCGGCTTTAAAAATCGAATATACAAAATCGATAAACAAACGACGAACACACACAAGAACCTTTTGgctttaaatcaaaattatgtttagttttagttaaaagataaatgaaaatgtttatgAAAACGATTATATCAAAGTAAATTATGGCAAATTATGCTATAATTCCAATAAAAGCAAAATTTAGACTGAATGTCGCTGTGATAAatgcaaattaaaaacaaaacaacctAAACGTAAAacttttgtacattttaggcaGTAACACAAAATTTAAAGCATACACTtactcaaaaacaaaaacataaatttagGCGCAACAAAATCTAGCATAAAGACAGAGACTaagaacaaaattttaaaatgctcCAAAACCATTTTGCAGGACAACATGGGAGACTATAAATACTCCTTTGATGTTCTGTAAAATACTATATATTTCCgattaaatattgttttttctgatttaaattttatttatattttaaattccttactttattatttcattaatttcatAGTTGCTAACGAAATGTCATAGGAAAGATTAGTTTAATGAAAGCTGCAAAATGGAGTAGAACAGCTGCTTCAGCGAAATCTTGCTCTTGGAATTCTTCTAAGGTGCATCAGTAGGTGAAGACCAAAAACATACCAGCCGTGACAAATATAGAAACTGCAATCAtacttatgtatgtatgtcgATGAAATAATCGTTCGATGAACATGGGGCATCGAGATGATAGACAACATTGAGTTATAAAGAGGCTGCAACAGGACAGACCGAATAGACCAGACAGAAACCGAAACGAATCAATATGAAACCTTGACAAACAGTCGAAGGGGATAAATAGCTGCAGATACATACCGCAGACACAAAAACTGCTGAGGAAGAAATAGAAGAACACAAACAAAGTTACAAGCATACCTAACAAAAACAATAGCCCAATTTAAATAACCAAGAGTACAAATACAAGTAATTTTTATAGCAGAAATTTTAATTGCAGTATCAAAGAGccataataagtaaacataagtAACATGTAACCATAAAGCAAACCCAAGAAACACAAACACAACGTAAGCAGAGGCATGGACATATTTTAACTTGACACATCAAAATcgacaaaaaaaatcaaacatgAGAAAAGTGAACAAATCTGGAATCTGCGTTTCGACGAGAAATCATGACACCCTTAAAATCAAAAtggaaaaaagaaataaagcAAAATCCTTTCTTCTTAAAATCGACTAAACTAAAattataatacaaataaatacaacTGATAATAAATAGAAAGAGTTAAAATATCATAATAATTTTTGAGAATAATTCAAAAATGACTACATTTCCGGCTATAATTTCAGACTCAGAATAAAGTTCACCCAAAGAAATGCAAAATTAATAGAAAATGCctacaacaaacaaacaaacaacaatGAAGCAAACTCGAAAAAGAAAAGATTAGGGGTGGAGGCACTACACTGTGGAAAACCCAACTCTCCATCTCATAATTTCCAGAAGCGAATGCATTATAATTGAGTACAGCCGCTTTCTGCAATAGTGATAATAGTTTTTAAGTCAACCACCAAGCATTAAAGCAACCAGCAAACCAAATATAACTCAAGAGAATCAGCAAAGAAAagagaatatttaaagaaatagatAAATACACATTGAAATAGCAACGGTAagcattaatttaaaaaaactgaGGAATAATTTTTCGTAATACAAATGGGAAGTCATAcctttacaaaaacaaaaagccaaTTGAACAGCTGTTTGATTTGATAAGAAATTGTGGGTACACACagtttaatggatttaattcgAGCTCCAaagatatttttgtttaattaccAAATATCCGAAAGGGAAGCGATTACCAAAGAATGAAATGGATTAAAGtcacttaaaataaaataaagtaaaacaaattcaaaagcaAATGATGAAATGAAAGTAAaacaattgcaaaaacaaagaaaaatagCATATAGCATATGGAAAACCCTAAACTCTTATATTATATGTATGgtgtattatattttttaacctATTTAAGGCATACTCTCTATATATACGATATATCTACTTATATTTGACGTAACCTTAAAAAGTTTGTGACAGCAGCCAGCTGCGTGAATAGGAGGAATTACAGACTTTTAATTGTATTGAACGCTGGTTTAAAACTGTTCCGAGATTGCAAAAATTAGACCATAACCTGTTTTTACTTTAAAGGAGTCGAAAATGTGAAACGAAATGAAGAAATCCAAAACAACAATAGCCTCGTTAGTTGTTAATTACCGCCATGGCGGTATTGATAAAACTCTATATTCAAATTATTGCAAAAATCTGGTCGAGGATTGCATAGATATCGCATTGGGACCAATATTTTACTGTTTTTCTGTTCTGCTTCAAAAGCAAACCGTTCCTTGTAAGTTGGTTCAGTATAAGTTTTTTACAGATCTCCACCAGAAGTAATTTAAACCGTAAACCTACgtataatttttaaagtgGAATTCATTACAATATGTTTTAGTTCAGTACGGATGCGTCCGAAAATTGATATACGTATGTTTCAAGCTCCGGGATTTTCAAGTTCAAAATCAGTTTAAGGTCCCAGTGTCATATTATGCTACCGTTTGCCATTTGCAATAGACACAATGTGCCCATAGAACAAGTAATTTCTAACAGAAAGAaatcaattaatttatttatattatatacgAACTGTTGTTTTTGCAACAGGAACAAACCACAAACCAAATGAAATAGTACCGTAAATATTTTACAGAAATTTTACACCAAACCGACAAACAGCTCCCAAATAAACAGAAAATCAGAATATCAGTAAACAATAGCAACAGTACTAAAATAAATCAATCAGACAGCTTACAACTGagaaaaacagcaaaaaaataGTAAAAGTCGACGAGGATCGACGAAAACGCCGAAAAAATAAACTGAAAATGAGAACATATAGTAACATTTACTTAACAGATATAACAAAATATTCCATTAAGTGTTAAGTGAAGAATGCgaaagaaatataattttaaaacttgCGCTTGCCTGTGAGTGAAGCAGAGATACTTAAAGGATGAGCACATCAAATGCGATGATTTACGATAAGTTCAATAACCCGAAGGATCATACTAGATCAGCTTAGAGACGAACCGAACACAATTTGTTATGTTGAAATTACTTTGATATGTACGTTTGTAATTATTATGAACAATTGACAGGGACTACAATTTAATAACTACCATAGAAATAATAACTGATCAGAGTCaatagaaacaaattttatttatgcaaataTCAGCGTCGACCCCGAAAGTGGGAAGGAATGAACTTATTATTAATTGTAACTCAACTCTAACTGTACATAAGCAATCACAAACTGCAACTGCAAATGCAATAGTACCAACGTAAGTAAATCAATTATTTCACTAATTTTGCTAGCAAATAGCTATTGCACCAAAAAATTGGAAAGCAAAAACatcaaataaacaaaaactgtTTTAGCTGGGTGAAAGAGGCATGAGTTTAATGAATTTCGCTATGAGTTAATCAGCTGAACGCAACATATCCATGCAGATGTTCGACCACTGCTACCAAGTCGATTACATTTTTGTGACTTACACAGAAagcttaatttatttttatcagaAAGTGAGAATTTGATTAAGGATTAACAGATTTTTGGTTTGTTAAGCAGACGTATTAATCAAAACCATCAAACCcaatcaaaaccaaaataaaatcaaacaaagcAATAGTGATACTATACTGCCAGGATCAGGACAAGTACCTGCCCTGGGCCAGCCAATAGCCAATAGCCTGATACaattaaataacaataaaccgAACAAATCTTTTAATTTACAACATATACAACAAATGCAACGGATACCGCAGCAGCCGCAACCATAGTAcaataatattacatttttcttATTGACCGACTTTTATACAACAGACAGCAACAGCAAAACCTAATTGAGCAACTAATAGAAAAAGCAGCAGTAGATGACGATGAGAAGGATACAAAGCAGATTACATTAAATCAAAAGCGAATACCGAAAACCCGACAAAGGTGATTTTAAGTATACAGCAAACGTAACGCAAGAACAAGCTAACTacctatataaatatattttttaaagaggcAATGCAAAAACAAGAGCAAAAGTAACAATAGCTAAAAATTGTTAAGCATTTTTACATTTGAATTTGTATCATTTTTAATCAATTGTATGTAAAAAGCAagttatacatatataaataaaaaaacaagcagtgaaaatcaaagcaaaataatgtaaaacttttttatattaCAAGAAACAAAGAAGAATGACAAAAATCTCACTTTTCtggtaaaaatttaattaattggtacaaaaatgaattaaaacaGATTGCAACTAAACAATAAAACTGGCTTACCACTTTCAACAACACATTGTTCTTATTTGTTCGATCTTCACAGTTAATTTCCAATCTAAACCAATCCTAATTTAATAATGaacatttcaaatttttttacaCCAACCACTACAATTACCAAAACAACCATTAACAATTTATGAAAAATACAGACAGCACTGGCAagtaaaaaatgtttgaaacTACCACCCATTTTTGTTTCGGCTGAATCAAAAACGAGGATTATAAAATACCATTTAATAATTTGCATGTAACAAATGGTTCTATAAACTATTCAGAAATCATATTAACATTAAAGTCTAAAAGGAACACTTTCAAAAGAACATTTCAAACGTTTCGAAGTAAATGTTTGGTGACAAAAACTCGCACTTAagcgaaaacaaaaaactttAGGTATCAAAATCTGAAAAAGAAATGATGACTTAACTACTGGCATTGAATACAAGATAGAAGTCTTgaacaaattatataaatacCTTCTCGGCGAATTCCAAAGTAAAATTCTCGGAAAAAACAACTAATCTCGGTCATTCCAAAATTGATTGCACAATACAACGTTGAGTCATGGCAACTATTAAAAGACAATTCAcgtttaattacatttttcgGAGCAACCAAAACCAAATTTTAGTTTAAGCCAAATGTGTAAGCATCATTTTTTACATACAAATTAAGTAATGATACAAGTAAATACTTTAGGTATTTAAAGTAAGAGAAAATTAAATGGAACAAGAAAGAATCCAACTTTGAATATGAACTAAAAGTGAAAGTCTAGAAGAAAATGGCGAGGTGAATAAACTAAGTTCACCGTCAAGAGACAAAATTactaaaccaaaaaaaaaaacaaaaattcaaaattgtaATTGTTATAAGCAAAAATAATGCACTATATGCAGACATATATCCAGAAAATTCATTACCCCAGCCAAACTTAATAATCCCCTAAAATCACAAAAATCCCACACAAAACCCATGAAACATGCATCCACCAAACTAAACACCAACATTCTCCACCACACACTCAGACCTACACATTTTCCATTGGTTTAGATTTTAAGCATCATTTTAAACGTAATCGTCAgccaaaaaagtaaaaaatatacgaaaataaaaaaaagaaatctaTCATGGCAGTCCAAAATTAATCGAACCCAAAGAAAtgaataaataacattttaaggCAAGCAAATATTACCgagtcaaaaataaaatatttaagaaagtaaaattatgcaaaatcttGCGTCGTCTAGTTTAATGTCGTaaaattttactttttgtaataattaattaatatttaaatatatattctgtaacaaagcaaaaacaaaGGTAAACGCAAAAGTATTGTAAACATCTATCGACCTActaatttccaaaaaaaacaGTCACCAACTTAAAATAGCTCACCAAAAAGATTAATGGAAAAGCCATGCTGTGGCATGTGcaacaaaaaaatgaatttcTGGCATCCAAAATATAGAACTACTTAAAATACGAATCCATATTATTATACAAGAAAATGAtttgaaataaattgaatCTTGTAATATAGAGGATTGAGTTTTCTTTAAGAACAGAATTCCAATTTATTTTAGATATCGAGAAGCTGGCGACACCTTGTGGTAGGCTATTGGATGGTACTTTTTCGCCCAATTTTTGCTATCATAGTCTAAAGAGTATCGTATCCTAGCACGCCAAATCGAATTTGACGACACCGTCGTAGTCTGCTCCGTACTCAAAGATTGGCTTACTCATCCACGGGCGGTTGAAGCTGGCGGAATAGGTAGTCTGCATGTTGCTGATCTCTTCTAGCAGTTGAGCGCACTTGAACCGTTTGAGATAGTTATGTGTCTTCGTAAGATTTCCAAAGGCCTGCAGTCTGTCCACGTCCGCCGGTTGATTCGGAGGACCACTCTTTTCAGTATCCCTATTCGCGTGCAAGAGACGCAACCGCGGTAGCTCCTGGAACTCAAGGGTGTTGGTTGTAGTGAAGTTTCGTTTCAGTAGTTCGTGGTCCACAAGGTTCAAGCACGACCGCCTGTTCCTCACAAAGTTCTGGTAGGCCAATTTACGGTGCTGTACGAAGAACGGAACAGTTTCGGCCCGATCGAAGGGTGCACGGGTGTACGTATCCTGGCAGAGCGACCGATGGTGCTCGCAGCCACTCACCCGGAGTCCTGGCAGGATGGCGTTGCTCTGCTCCACCACTGCGTAGCGGCGTTCGGCCCAGTTGCCAATTAGCACCTCCGCGCCGAACGTGGACGAGGCCATGTCGTCGGCCAGGGATTTCTGGATTTTACCATTCATTCCTTCGCCGATTTGCAGCAGACAAATTAATTTTCCAGTAACGTGAATGCCGAAGaccaataaaaaataaaattgtgaAATGCTTATTGCTTACATCAATAGATTGACAGCAAGACCTAGCCTTCTTCGCAATTGAATATTAAACAAGAgggaacgctgtagtcgatgCCATCGACCAACAAATATCCTTTACTCAGCTCAGGGGAGTGCGGGGGAGATGGAGATTTGCAAGCAGCAGAGCGACTGTAACTAAGGTTACacactttatttgcttataacctTTTAATAAACGGTCCGATTTGTCAACTAGATGGATATGGCCCGTTCTTTTACTAGCCGAACCCCTTTTTGGGTCGCATTTTTGATGTGCTTGAAACTTGTTTTACTTATACTATTCGGTTAATAAGTAAACACGTGTATCAGGATTTGGacgaaataaattattatacccgttactcgtagagtgaaagggtgtactagattcgtcggaaagtatttaacaggcagaaggaagcgtttccgaccccataaagtatatacaaggtgagttccaaagtaaacaggactttaaaaaaagacaacaaatatttttttcggcaaaatctatttattttattcaaaatagtctccttctgctttaatacaacgttttgttttagctcgttgcccggtatggccgccagtatgccggtgtaagccttttgaatggcctatacgtctgcataacgctttccttttaTCGGCAAacgcatttttccgaaaaggtagaagtcgcacggtgccatatcaggtgaatacggggagtggttgatggttaaaatgtgatttttggtcaaatagtcgaaCACAaacgtcgatcgatgagacggcgcattatcgtgcaacaaacgccaacttccatcttcgcgatattcgggccgaacacgtcgaatacggcgcaccaaacgcttcaaaactccaaggtagaataccgcattaacgttttggccgggtggaacaaattctttgtggacaataccctcggaatcataaaaacaaatcagcattgtcttcacttttgacttctccaggcgcgattttttgggtttcggctcgtccggcgccttccattcagcactctggcgtttcgtttcgggatcatattgaaaacaccacgtttcgtcaccagtcacaatcttgtaaaggaagttcgggtctttttttgcctctttaatgatgtccttcgcatgttgaattctgagcaatttttggacgtcagtcaatttgtgcggaacaaaccgtgcacacaccttttgtaagcccaaatgttcggtcaaaatgcgataaatcggtgttttggagatgttcaattctatttccatgaatttaaatgatgatttcggctgattttttatgaattcacgcacagtttcgatggaattttcggtgatcacggattttggttggcccacatgttcatcgtcatttatgtcctcacgaccactttgaaaatgTTAAAACCGCTcatgcactctgctacgggataggcaatcatcgccataaacttgtttcatcaattgaaacgtttcggtaaaagttttaccaattttaaaacaaaatttaatgttggctctttgttcgaagctcattttcgcaccgatgacaaaaacatactgacacttaaaacgcaataacctcacttccaatagatgaaatgtcatgaaatttttactggaagtcgataaacgatagcagattctaacgcaccagttgacatatagatggcgccactagagggcgctagattcaaaaagtcctgtttactttggaactcaccttgtacatatattcttgatcaggatcactagccgattcgatctagccatgtccgtctgtctgtccgtccggatgaacgctgagatctcggaaacaataagagctaggctattgagatttggcgtgcagattcctgagcttcttacacagcgcaagtttgtttcagcagagtgccacgcccactctaatgcccacaaaccgcccaaaactatggctcctacagttttgatgctagaataaaaattttaactgaaatgtattgttttcatcaatacctatcgatagatccaaaaaaaaattgccacgcccactttaacgcccacaaacttcaaaaaatcgtaagtatgaacgcggatatctcggaaaatatcaaagatagagaaatgatttagattccgcaggCTTGAGCGTAGCGCAAGTtagttacgcaaatatgccacgcccactgtaacgcccacaaactgcccaagcctgtggcgcccacaattttcatgctagataaaaattgtaattgaaatgtattagcctcatcaatacctatcgattgatctaaaaaaaaactttgccacgcccactctaacactcTTACATgacagataaaaaattttaactgaaatgtattggtctcatcaatacctatcgattataagggtatctgatagtcgaggtactcgactatagcgttcttccttgtatTGACTTGCTTTTATCTTTGGTACTTAAACTGAATATATATCATTTCTAATTTCCACACCACCATAGAGGTAGAGGTTTTGtcgctttttatacccttgcagagggtatattgatttcagtcaaaagtttgcaacgcagtgaaagagacgtttccgaccccataaagtatatatattcttgatcagcatgactagacgagtcgatctagccatgtccgtctgtccgtccgtttctacgcaaactagtctctcagttttaaagctatcgtgctgaaactttcccaaaagtcttatatcttttgcaggtagtatacaagtcggaaccagccggatcggacaactatatcttatagctcccattagaataatcggaaaaaaattttaaaaaattataccttTGGTGTTtattagcatataacctcctaagcttggaagtaacattttttaattagttttgaattttgatttaaattttatcgaaatcgaaatttgatcggaaaattggtggaaaaataatatgaaacaaattatagcttcggcgtttttcaacatataacctccaacgcttggaaataacattttttaattagttctgaatttcgaattaaattttatcgaaatcgaacgactatatcatatagctgccataggaacgatcggaaaattggtaggaaaataatatgaaacaaattatagcttcggtgttttttaacgtataacctccaacgcttggaaataacattttttaattagttctgaatttcgaatttaataatatcaaaatcggacgactatattatatagctgccataagaacggtACTAGCTATTAattatattcattttattaacAATAATGTAACGAGAAGGTTTGAGGGTATAAACATAGGAAAGCAATTTCAAGTtgagaatataaaaattagttTGTAATTAGGTTTTCCCTTTGAAGGAAATGTGTAAAAGCTGTTTTAGATTtgcaaatgaaatatttttttagcaaaAGGATATCTGTagacatttttaattatttgtatttaaacgAATCCCTCCCCCGTCTTACCCTATCTAGAGAAAGGGGTTTTCGCTTCAGCGACCAAATTACGCTTCAGCGATTTTTCCTGcataaagcctagtactcacatcgacgaaagccacgagctaaccataggagtgagcgagaggcaaatacgcggctaacgcttttcgccgggtctgtttttaagcgcggtactcagatgagctaaggaaataccacaAAAAGTACCAGATTttgcgagtgaattttcgatgaacgcggcccaaagaataagaaatttaatctttggcggtgttcgtgcagaagcggtggggaatttaaaaattttaaatggatgaaaaaccccaaaaacggttaaaggaggacagtgcagatgaaaaaggacgcctaatttaagctgttgcccattattgtgggacttgaccgacaggaagcaataccacgaCAGGgaaaatccgcagaatagttgaagtgctgggggagatccactagagaatcccagtgggaaggaacatgccgagtgggccttcgctctctacatggaaatcctgccgggcgtgtcctcgcaaagaaagtaagatctggtcaaaataatttggttgaaCCACCaataatatgatctccgaagaccataaccaccagctacttggcagcttaagcggagctggaggatccgctagcttctatagggaggaggaaaatagggcgcccgctaaagaacagttggagaagccatggccagccactgccaggatgctgggcgacttcctgcagcatcagcggatcaaccccgttcccaacccggctcccacttcctcaaggtccaatatgcctattgagacacggagctggactgcggtggcgcgggaaagatggcgaagcatccgtaggacgaaaaggaagctttaaactacaaatttatttaaataaaaacattcgttgaagattccatttattttatgtaccagcagactcctccttttttaatttctccaattgatttgtttttcgtttaagcctagtactcacatcgacgaaaaccgcgagctaatcataggagtgagcgagaggcaaacaggcggctaaaggttttcgtcgggtctgtttttcagcgcggtactcagatgagctaaggaaataccagaaataGTACCAGATTTTgagagtgaattttcgatgaacgccgttagccgcggcccaaagaataagaaatttaatctttggcggtgttcgtgcagaagcgggggggaatttaaattttaaatggaagaaaaaaccaaaaaacggttaaaggaggtcagtgcagatgaaaaaggacgcctagtccaagctgttgcccgaccgacaggaagcaataccacaacaggggcaaatccgcagaatagttgacgtgctggaggagatcctctAGAGGATCCccgtgggaaggaacatgccgagtgggacttcgctctctacatggacatcctgccgagcgtgtcctcgcaaagaaagtaagatctggccaaaataatttggttgcgttgcaCTAATAGAAGGATCTTTTTAGCAAAACCACCAGTAACATGATCTCCGAAgtcctctccattaggactccgtacaccataaccaccagctacttggcagctaagGCGGTGCTGGAGGACGcggtggcttctatagggaggaggaaaatagggcgcccgatgggaacagttggagaagccatggccaggatgctgggcgacttcctgcagcatcagcggatcaaccccgttcctaatccggctcccacttcctcaaggtacaatatgcccattgggactcggagctggactgcggtggcgcgggaaagatggcgaagcattcgtgggacgttaaggaagctttaaactacaaaaaacattcattgaacattccatttatttttattttactttctttgtgaACCACCAGACTccttctttttaaatttctccaattgatttgattttcgtttggcaacaagcccagccgcttaacagtaagaccatgctacatgcattgcgggtgaactttgaaaacttcagtcacactacaaagaataagacttttcgactagtgaaactcttaggcgatctgagtac
Encoded here:
- the LOC119554726 gene encoding uncharacterized protein LOC119554726 isoform X2, producing MNGKIQKSLADDMASSTFGAEVLIGNWAERRYAVVEQSNAILPGLRHRKLAYQNFVRNRRSCLNLVDHELLKRNFTTTNTLEFQELPRLRLLHANRDTEKSGPPNQPADVDRLQAFGNLTKTHNYLKRFKCAQLLEEISNMQTTYSASFNRPWMSKPIFEYGADYDGVVKFDLAC
- the LOC119554726 gene encoding uncharacterized protein LOC119554726 isoform X1, giving the protein MNGKIQKSLADDMASSTFGAEVLIGNWAERRYAVVEQSNAILPGLRVSGCEHHRSLCQDTYTRAPFDRAETVPFFVQHRKLAYQNFVRNRRSCLNLVDHELLKRNFTTTNTLEFQELPRLRLLHANRDTEKSGPPNQPADVDRLQAFGNLTKTHNYLKRFKCAQLLEEISNMQTTYSASFNRPWMSKPIFEYGADYDGVVKFDLAC